A stretch of the candidate division WOR-3 bacterium genome encodes the following:
- a CDS encoding T9SS type A sorting domain-containing protein gives MVVINKIPFLSIIISVLLLTMISVSAQVPDTVWTKLYGVTGPYEWFQSVEQLPDNGYILCGSWNENLMLMRTDEQGDSIWTKIYGGTGDDCGFSAKQTEDGGFIAVGLRATQNGDLWILKTDADGDTLWTKTYGGTQDDIGFCVLRADDGGYAIYGQTESLGGIYGTWILRTDSIGDTLWTRIYEDFAAGPGVSFHQTGDGGYVFTASKLNSIAYEAYLIRTDSAGNPAWTRRYSGLGSEIFSSLTPTADGGYVAAGHTGQIGSLIQDAWVLKANSAGDSLWAFVYGGPGHEEFRSVQQTTDGGYIVGGAKSLVPFAQSFVWLMKLGATGDSIWARMWSGGDAAECSAVDLCDDGGYIIGGSAFLLETHDDAWLLKTEPDVGINESNDKDVATISLTVTPNPFSNCTDIRYETTDNRHISSAEDVDIRIYDTSGRLVRKFEQVSAIGHQSSVLWDGTDEAHRRLGSGVYLCELKTHNARSIEKIIYIE, from the coding sequence ATGGTAGTCATAAATAAGATCCCTTTTTTGAGCATCATTATCTCAGTGCTTTTATTAACGATGATATCGGTTTCTGCTCAAGTACCCGACACGGTCTGGACAAAATTGTACGGAGTCACGGGGCCCTACGAGTGGTTCCAGTCGGTAGAACAATTGCCTGACAATGGATACATACTCTGCGGTTCGTGGAATGAAAACCTCATGCTAATGCGTACAGATGAACAGGGTGACTCGATATGGACCAAAATCTACGGTGGAACAGGCGACGATTGTGGTTTCTCGGCAAAGCAGACTGAAGACGGCGGGTTTATCGCTGTCGGGCTCAGAGCGACGCAGAACGGTGACCTCTGGATCCTTAAAACGGATGCCGATGGTGATACCTTATGGACTAAGACATATGGAGGCACTCAGGACGACATCGGTTTCTGCGTACTGCGGGCAGATGATGGTGGCTACGCTATCTACGGTCAGACCGAATCTTTGGGTGGCATCTATGGAACCTGGATACTGAGGACAGATTCGATCGGTGATACGCTATGGACAAGGATCTATGAAGATTTCGCAGCAGGGCCCGGCGTTTCATTCCACCAGACGGGCGATGGGGGCTATGTCTTCACTGCCAGCAAGTTAAATAGCATTGCCTATGAAGCCTATTTGATAAGAACCGATTCCGCCGGCAACCCAGCCTGGACGCGCCGCTATTCCGGGCTTGGCAGCGAGATCTTTAGTTCGCTTACACCGACAGCAGACGGAGGATACGTTGCCGCAGGACATACCGGGCAGATCGGTTCCCTCATACAGGACGCCTGGGTATTGAAGGCAAATTCCGCGGGTGATTCGTTGTGGGCATTTGTCTATGGCGGTCCAGGACATGAGGAATTCCGTTCGGTACAACAAACCACAGACGGCGGATATATCGTCGGGGGTGCAAAGAGCCTCGTCCCATTTGCCCAGAGTTTTGTATGGTTGATGAAACTGGGTGCGACTGGTGATTCTATATGGGCGCGCATGTGGAGTGGCGGCGATGCGGCAGAATGCAGCGCCGTTGACCTGTGTGACGATGGCGGATACATCATTGGCGGTTCCGCGTTTCTACTCGAAACACACGATGATGCGTGGCTCCTGAAGACAGAGCCTGATGTCGGGATCAACGAATCGAATGACAAGGATGTGGCTACGATTTCATTGACCGTTACCCCCAATCCTTTCTCAAACTGCACAGATATCAGATACGAGACAACGGACAACCGACATATAAGCAGTGCCGAAGATGTAGACATCAGGATATATGACACAAGTGGAAGGTTAGTAAGAAAATTTGAGCAGGTATCTGCTATCGGTCATCAGTCATCGGTGTTGTGGGACGGTACCGACGAAGCACACCGGCGGTTAGGAAGCGGTGTTTACCTTTGTGAATTGAAGACGCATAATGCAAGGTCCATCGAAAAGATCATTTATATAGAATAG